AGTATGCGTATAGATAACCAGATGAGATGAGATCAGCGTTAGGAACAACGCGCATAACGTGCTCGGAGCAAGCTAACCCATCCATCTCGCCCCGCGCATAGGCCATACGCCCAATTGTCCCGGATCGCGTAATCAGTGTCCAGCCCTCACTTATCAAAAATCGAGGATTCTTTGCCACTTGTTTTTTAGAGATTAGAGGCAATTTTGAGAGGTCAGCAGTTAGAACATCCGAGCTGCTCATAAATGGCACACCATAATTCGGATCTGAAACCCATTTCCGAGCTTCTCTTCCAGCATGGAATACGTCATGCGTCACTTCACGCAATGCTTGTTTTGGAACGGTTAGTTTATCTAGAAGAACACGTGCCTCCACTGCCCCGGACAGAAACGGAGGGGCACCCAAACGATGTCCTTCTTTCGTCAGCCATGCGCTCGTGATGGGTCGGTCTGGATTACCGATTTTCATGCTTCATCCAAGGCGCTAGGCATGGGGTGTAGGGCACGGAATTCGCGGTACTTCTGCGCAATAACAGGCAGGTCGTCATCCAGCAGTTTGCGGCGTCTGCGAACTGTGCGAGTTTCGGTTCGTCCGGCGATCCGCACGTCTTGTTCCTCGTCGTATTCCTCGATGATTTCTTCGCCGTCTGGGTGGCGCTTGTACAGCGTGTTGCCTCGGCGGTCGAAGCCTACTTTCTCGGCGACCGCCATGAACACGGGGTACTCGAATGGGGTCGGTGAGAACATCTCAGAATTCCGCTCGGCTTCGGTCTTGCGGCGCAGCAGGAGCAGGCTGGTCAGGATGTTGACGTTCGCTTCGACGATAAACGTTTCGACGGGCAGGTCGACGCTGGCAAGGACGTAGGTATGCTGCATGATCCACCAACGGATGTACTCGTCACCGGGGTTCCCGAGAATGCCGTCAGGTAGCACCAGGCCGAGGCGGCCGCCGGGCTTCACCCATTTGATACAGCGCTCCACGAACAACACTTCCGGTGCGACGCTGCTTTGCAGGTTGCCAGTGTTCATGAACGAGCCATCGTCCTGTTTCTTCCACTGGTACGCCAGGTCGTAGTGCTGCAGGATGTTCTTGTCAGTGATGGGAATGTCGCTGCCGAAGGGTGGGTTGGCCATCAGCACATCGATGCTGCCCAGCGGAATGTGCTGACGGGCTTCTGCCGTGCCGCTGAGGTGCCCTTCGGGGAATTCCAGGCTGTTGATGTTGTAGATATTGGGCCGCACCTCGCCCGAGCTGCTCATGACAACGTTCATGATCGTGGCCCGGACCAGGAAAGGGTCGAAATCAGCTCCGAAGAGGTTCTGGCTGGCGTACTGGGCCAGTTTGGCTTGTACGGTCTTCTGTTCTTCCGTCTGGTTGGGATCGAGGCCGTCCTCGAACAGTTGCCGGATGTGGTCGAGGGTGGAAACGAGGAACCCGCCGGTGCCGTTGGCCGGGTCGAGGACTTTCTCGTGCGGCTGCGGGTTGAGCATGTCAACCATCAATTTGATCGGGCCGCGCGGAGTGAAGTACTGCCCGCGGTCGCCACGCAGATTCGTACCCACGATCTCCTGGTACGCAGCTCCCTTTGCGTCGATTTCCGCGCGGGTGAACTCGTACCGGCCGAGTTCGCTCACCATGAACGACAGCGCCCGGTCGCTGAGGGTGATCTGCTCATCCCCCTTGAAGATCTCCGGGTGGTCTTTCTTCACGGCGTTGAACAGGGGAATGACGCGGTCACGAATCTTCTGCTGACCGGCCGGATCGTAGGGTTCCCGGGGGTCAGCGAAGAAGCGCCGACCGGTGCGGGGAGCACGTTCGTCCTGCATCTTCGCGAAGATCAGGTACAGGAACTGCCAGAAGGCGGCGTCTTTGGGCATGCCTTCGTTCCCGTGAATGAAGTTGTGGCAGCGGCGGAAAGTCGTGCGCAGCATCTCTGCGTCTGCCCGGCGCAGGCGCTGCACACTCGCGAAGTTCTGGTCGCTGAGGCTCTCGTCTCCCATGGGCCAGTCAGCAATCGGTTCAAAGCGCTCCTCGAACTTCGTGGAGTACCG
This Deinococcus seoulensis DNA region includes the following protein-coding sequences:
- the mads2 gene encoding methylation-associated defense system DNA methyltransferase MAD2 — protein: MTTAESTITLPDGMIFDYITNKPVKDSAKEQVRQRTAHAIPKEFGISLADMTINFPIPVGGRKRKADLVVFSHGADHTLENVQRIVLVKAEPTKKSAAGLRTHEQAEGDLRELEELLAATPNARYGMWTNGTELFFLERYSTKFEERFEPIADWPMGDESLSDQNFASVQRLRRADAEMLRTTFRRCHNFIHGNEGMPKDAAFWQFLYLIFAKMQDERAPRTGRRFFADPREPYDPAGQQKIRDRVIPLFNAVKKDHPEIFKGDEQITLSDRALSFMVSELGRYEFTRAEIDAKGAAYQEIVGTNLRGDRGQYFTPRGPIKLMVDMLNPQPHEKVLDPANGTGGFLVSTLDHIRQLFEDGLDPNQTEEQKTVQAKLAQYASQNLFGADFDPFLVRATIMNVVMSSSGEVRPNIYNINSLEFPEGHLSGTAEARQHIPLGSIDVLMANPPFGSDIPITDKNILQHYDLAYQWKKQDDGSFMNTGNLQSSVAPEVLFVERCIKWVKPGGRLGLVLPDGILGNPGDEYIRWWIMQHTYVLASVDLPVETFIVEANVNILTSLLLLRRKTEAERNSEMFSPTPFEYPVFMAVAEKVGFDRRGNTLYKRHPDGEEIIEEYDEEQDVRIAGRTETRTVRRRRKLLDDDLPVIAQKYREFRALHPMPSALDEA